The genomic DNA AGCTGCTGGTGGACGCACTGGCGGACCGGTTCCCCGGGTTGCGCCTCGCGGTGCCGGCGCAGGAGGTCCCCTTCCGGCGCGGCGCGCTGATCCGGGGCCCGGAGTCGATGCCGGTGGCCTGGGGATGAGCGCGCACGCGACGCCGGACGGGCTGCTGGTCCCGACCGGGCACGGCCGGACGCTCAGCGCGCCCGCCCACCAGGTGACGTTCAAGGTCACGGGCGAGCACTCGCGGGCCGCGTCGAGCTTCGAGGTGGTCGTGCCCCCGGGGTTCGACGTGGGCGCCCACGTGCACGCGCACAGCGAGGAGCTGTTCTACGTGCTGGAAGGGGAACTGGAGGTGCTCGCCTTCGAACCGCGGGTGCGGACGCGGGACGACTGGCGCACCTGGGAGTCGCCGGCCGGGCGGCGGACGGTGCGGGCCGAGCCGGGCACGGTGATCGTGGTGCCGCCGGGCTGCCCGCACGCGTTCGCCAACCGTACGGACGAGCCGGCGAAGATGTTCTTCCAGGCGTCCCCGCCCCCGGACCACGAG from Streptomyces sp. MRC013 includes the following:
- a CDS encoding cupin domain-containing protein, with product MSAHATPDGLLVPTGHGRTLSAPAHQVTFKVTGEHSRAASSFEVVVPPGFDVGAHVHAHSEELFYVLEGELEVLAFEPRVRTRDDWRTWESPAGRRTVRAEPGTVIVVPPGCPHAFANRTDEPAKMFFQASPPPDHERYFEELLEILDGGGPPDHAAIAALRARYDIEQLTPMRHGAPAR